The sequence below is a genomic window from Lolium perenne isolate Kyuss_39 chromosome 4, Kyuss_2.0, whole genome shotgun sequence.
agtggtggaacaacccaccttataaggtggtctaacttcctcccaactttccatgtgggactaaacttcccacctcttgccactccctagtgagctgccaccaacttgggctcaaactcacaaggctgccactatgtgggctttgagatttataggaaaaactgaaatctaatttgggccactaaaagtgggcccaatatttcaacactaTCAAGCCTGCAAAGTCGACTCCGTGTCTTCGCCTTCCCTTGCGGCAAGAGCCTCAAGGCAATGGAGCGCTTGGTCGATGGGCGAGCTCTACACGCCATGGCCTGATGATGTTCTCTGCTCAGTGCCAAGCCGTTCGATTTTGAAGACGGCTATTCCGTAGTGCTCCAATCCAATTCTGCCAAACTGAAGAAAGCTACTGCCTACAAGTTCAAGGAAATAATGGGGGTGCAACAACTTTTCAGCAAAAGCACGACAAGGATGGCCAAGAACATGAAGTTAGAATACTCTGACTTTGTATGATTGTACATGCATCTACGCTGGCTTAAATATCTAATCCTATAATCGATGTGACATAGTGCTGTGGAAGCATTTAATTTTAGTTTCACACTAAGAGCTGAAGTGTTCTCACCCGTTGGCCCGTCTGCTCCTCCGAGATGGCCTGCCGCTCCATGACGAGAACGACGACCTGCAGCTCCGTCACAGGGATACAAGCCCGCTGCTCCCCAGACTGTCCCAAGTCATGATGACAATCCATGCACAAGGGCGAGTCTTGAGCTTAATCAACTAAAAACTATGGTGTAACAAAATCGTGTAGGGAGAAGTTTTTTCTCCCTCGGCATCTACTTAGCAACTACGAGCTATATCAATAGTAGATTGAAGAAAAGATAAAATTAGTTCTACGAGTATATCAAATTAATACATGTTCTAAACTAATTTTCTACTTATCATGTGTGTGTCGATATTGGTGATATGTGGTTCTGTAATTTACGAGAAATTAATAAGTAGAGATGGAAAGAATTTGACAAAATAGAGATAATTAAATCTGACAATTTTTTTGGACTTCGATGCTAATTATGATGTGGTGGAGGATACAACGATGAACAAGTACAAATTGTGCGTTCATATGGGTGTGTGAGCTTGGCTAATACTATACGAGCATGTAGGCAACTACTAACTTGCTTGCATGAATTGATAGCTAGCCAGGCCAAAGGTAAGATATTGAGTCGTATAAGATAGTAAATTTAACGACACTTAATATGTATTGAAGGGGTACATattattgagttatatttgtaaaaAAATTAATGAAAAAATTGTACCAATTCAATCGCCAAGGATGTTTAGACCCGTTTAATGAAGTTCTAAAGCTACCGATTGCTCGTGTTCCATCGCCACGGATATTCTTTCCAACGGTGTGCTGTTGTAATTTTTTTCTTTCacacgttgcaacgcacgggtatttgtaCTAGTGTATCTCCTAAACGCTAATTTGGTCACCGTTTAGGAAACATTTTTTTGGGACGCCGGCTGAAGATGCTTTAATTTCACCGCACCCAGAGAGATCCAGATGACCTCCATACCACACTTTGACCCGACCCAGCAGGTCCAGAAAGGGCAAGAAAGCGCGAGAAGATTATGGTTTGCACCAGGGCCGATTCCATCCCAGCCATCGGCCCAACGTTCCAAATTAACTTCTTCCAGATTCCAGTGCATTCCAGAACGGCCCAGGGTCGCCGTATAAATTGTCGCCTCCCAGCGTCGCCACGGCCCAGAACAAAATCAATCGCAAGCCTTCTTGAGCTGGTACACAGATCGCATCCGAATCATCCCTGAGCTTTCCCAATCTCGCTCAGTCCTTTCCACACCGAATCGAGCAACCATGTCGCTGATCCGCCGCAGCAACGTGTTCGACCCCTTCTCCCTCGACCTCTTCGACCCCTTCTCCCTCGACCTCTTCGACCCCTTCGATGGCTTCCCCTTCGGCTCcgccagcagcagcagcggcgggGGCAGCCTCTTCCCCTCGTTCCCGCGCACCTCCTCCGAGACCGCGGCCTTCGCCGGCGCGCGCATCGACTGGAAGGAGACGCCCGAGGCGCACGTGTTCAAGGCGGACGTGCCCGGGCTGAAGAAAgaggaggtgaaggtggaggtggaggacggcAACGTGCTCCAGATCAGCGGCGAGCGGAACAAGGAGCAGGAGGACAAGTCCGACACCTGGCACCGCGTGGAGCGCAGCAGCGGCAGGTTCCTGCGCCGGTTCAAGCTGCCGGAGAACGCCAGGGCTGAGCAGATCAAGGCGTCCATGGAGAACGGCGTGCTCACCGTCACCGTGCCCAAGGAGGAGGCCAAGAAGGCCGAGGTCAAGTCCATCCAGATCTCCGGCTAGGCTGCTTTGAAGCTGTAGAGGTTCAGTTCGCTGCTTGGATGGATGCTTTTGATCAGAGCCTGTAATAAGCGTGGATTTGGGTCTGGGTTCGAATGTGTTTGAGTTGTTACCTGTTGCTATGTTCTGCGTATGTGTCTGACTTAGTGTAAGGAGAGCGTCGAGTCTAGTATCTTGTAATCATCTTCTGTGCTGGTTAAGCTTGATCTAACGAGTGAGTCGTCGTTCTCTTTTATCTTTGAGTTGATTTCCAGTCTCCATTATGCCATTATGGCGCCTTGACAACACGGGAACTCTGTTCTATTGTTGCAGCCAACGTTTAGAACTCTACCATCAAATTGCTGATACAATGCGCGAATCCACTGTCTGGAATGAGCTATATGGCAGCGAGTTCAGAGATTCTTCCGCTATAGAAACGTGTACTGAAATCTGGTCAGATGTTTATACAACTGAATTTACACCGAGTTCTTATTTCTGAACCAAAGTTCCAATTTCAGAACTGATGAAATTCTTAGAGTAGAGCCCGAAAAAACGCAAATCGAAAAGCGCGAGTTCAGTTCACCGAAAACACGAGTTCTGATGAAATTTGCAGTAGCGCAGAATAGAATCCGTAAAATGGAACTGAAAACAGAATCCGTAAAATGGAACTGAAAACAAGAATTCAAATTATCGAAAAGCGCGAGTTCAGTTCACCGAAAACGCGAGTTCTGATGAAATTTGCAGTAGCGCAGAATAGAACCCGTAAAATGGAACTGAAAACAAGAATTTATAGATAAAATAgatgctccgattgagcatcGATACTTACATAGTGCGTGCAATTGACATTACTTTGTACACCGGCAATCTAACCTAGCTAATAAGCAAAATGCGGCCTAATTCGAGCTATGGCGCGCGGCGGTGCCGGGGCTGGCGGGAGATGGTCGGCGGTGTGAAGTCTTCACGCGTTCTCCTTGTCAAGCTCGACTATTTTGAGCTTGACCTTGCGGACGCGAGCCTCCTGGCGGGCCGTCTCGTACTCCCGTACCTGGCGAACGGTATCGGCCTCCTCCCGGCGGAAGCGCGCAGTCGCCTTCGCCGCGCTGATGGCGAATGTCTGCGGCCTCTTCCTCGTCGCTGCCGTGGACGTAGTCAGAAGGTAGGCGAACGAGCGGGGACGAGGTAGTCCTCGTCGTTGATCGCCGCCACGGGCATCCGCGGTGCGCGGCTAGACTGCCCGGAGGAGGAGCCCTCGGCTTGGTTGCCGAAGCGGGCGAGCTTCCCTGGGTTCGTCCACCGGCGAGCGCTCCTCTTGCGCGCGCTCTCGCTTCTCTTCCACTTGCGCCGCTCCACCTCGGTGCGGAAGACGGGCTCACGCGGCGACGAGTCGCCGCCGCCCAATCCCACTGAACGACCCTCGAAACCTCCACGGGAGGCCATAGCGTGGCGGCGGGGTGGGGGGGATCGGTGGCTGGTTGCGCGGCAATTGCTCGTCGAAGATTGGCGACTGGTGGCGACGGAGGGAGAGGAGCGGcgaaggggagtagggtttgcgaaccgaactccccttCCGCGAACCTTTTTAATAGGGGCCGTGCGGGGAGTTTCTCGGGCCCCTGAACTTCCGATTCGAGCCGGCCCATGTATTCGGGCGCTGATCTGCGCGCGcttcggcccgaacccgtaaatctgCCGAAAAAGTTCGGTTCCTacgggatttacgggctctgttagagatgctcttaacaTGCTAAAATGATTGCACTTTGTGGTCAGAATATTGTGATGACCAGTATAAGagccaaaataaaacaaaattgaAATACTTGTGTCACACATGTACACTATCGTTTCGCTACGAGATGCTCGAACCCTGTTGCGCACTATCCGTCCCACCGCCCTCCCCGCAGCGCTACGGTGCCCGCGGCTAGCTCCTCAAGACGGGCGCTGAGTTCAAAGCAAGCCGCTCGGTGGGCAGCAAGAAGCGGGCGGCACGGCCCTGGACCAACTGGGGAGATACTCCGCCTCCCTCCCTCACGATGTACGCCTACGGCGGCGCGGGGAGCAGCAGCAGCCACCGCGGTACACCCTCTCCGCCGCCCGCCCTCTCCTCGGGGTTTAGCTCCCAGAAATCTGAAGAAAAAAAAGACGTCATCGATGGCGGCTATCCTTCGACGAGGCTGAGACGCACGTTCTCGCGCGGTTCAAGCGGCGATCCGAGCACACCCGCCTCCGCGAGGTCGCCACCAACGAcgctgagctggaggaggcccTCCGCCTTATCGAGGGCCagaaggcggaggaggaggcggtgcaGTAGCTTCAGCAGCGTGAGAAGGCGGAGGAGCGCGCGGCGGGCGTCATCGTCATCGAATGAAGCCCCACTGCCGCCGTAGTTGATGCGCGCTAGTGACCGCCGTAGCTAGTGGCCGTAGGTAAATGCGCcgctgtttcttttgctttttgtATAACTACGATCCGTGTGAACTATGATCTGTATGAACTGTGTGTGATCGTTAACTGAACTTTCTCTGAATTTTTCTGGGAGTACAACAAACGTGAAATCTTAAAAGTACAGTTTACGATTCGATGGCTACTCTGGCTACTCTGCTCACGAATTTCTCGAACTAAAAATGCGGGATTCAAGTGAACTAAACTTAGTTCGCATTTAAGGTAGCTGCTAGAGGGAAATAGAAGGCCCATCAGCccagctttatatataaagccacaCAAGGTTACAACGAGGACAACAACAcaacaaaggaaaaaaaaaaaaaaaaaaaaaaaactggggATACCAGTTCGAAATACAAGCATTGGTGGTGAAAGCTAAAGCCTACCCAACAACAGACTAGGCGGAGCAGAGCCAGGCTCGGAACTCCACAAACTACACAGGCGCCCAAGACTTTAGCTAAACACCGGCGTCTCAGGCCGAAACTTCAAGCGCCGAGACGCAACTCCGCGGAACTGCTCCCGACTGAAGAGGTACACACGGCAGCTAGCAGAAGACCACTGCCACCATGGGACTAGCAGACTGCGCTAGAGAGCAGACGAGCCACCAGAGATCAAAGGGGGGAAGCTCTACGACAACGCCTCCAGGAAGGGGAGCGGCGCTCTCGAGCGTCGCCGTTGTCGGCACAGGGACGTGCAACGCTTTCGCGGCTGCTTCAACACCCACACCAAGGAAGACCTAAGTCTTTGCGCCGGCCATCAGGACAACCACCAGCTAATGAGGAGTACCGGTGTCCCACGTGCCACGGCACAAACTCCGACAACCACCCTAGGCTCGAGAGAGGCCGCGCTATCCGAAGGCACACCGTTTAGAAGAAGCCGATCATAGCCTGACGCAGGGCATCGACGAGAGGGATTCCGCGGAGGACCTCGGCGAAATCGCCGGTCAGTATTGCAGCTGATAAAACCCAGGGGACAGCAACCAGCGGCGGGTGAGTGTGTCATGGCCACGCCTCCAAGGAGGTAAACGGCGTCCGGAAACGTCGTCGTCGCCAGCATTGGCCGAAGCCTTGCGGTGCTTTCGCGGACACACGATCGCGCACGCCAGCGTCCCAGCAGGCCCAACTCCACGAGACCAAACCAGACAAGCAGCTCCGAGACACACCGTCCCAGCGGTTGTCAGACTGGCTGGAGAGGATCAAAATACCGGCAGCGGCGAGCCGTCGCCGTACCATTGCCTCACCACCCCACCAGCCAAAGATCCCAAGCACTCACGAGCCGGAGCAAACCCGAGAGAGACCAGATGACCCGGCCCCTGCCAAGATCACCACGAAGCGGCCCAGACCTAGGCCCgccggcccagatctgggcccgccGCCGCCATCCCATGGCCACGGCCGAGACATCGCCGGACCGCGACACCCACCAGGAGGCCGAGGCAGCAGGACAGCCGGAGTCTCGGCCACCTGCCGGAAACGGAGTACACACACCCAAGCCTCGCCCGGAGCAGGGGGAAAGGAGGCGCCTTCCGCCGTCCCGGGGCGGACACGCGCAGCCCAGGCCCCTGCCCAAGACCGCCGGCCATGGCGCCAGCCCTCAGCATGACGCCGCAGCCCAGCGCGACGACGGAGCTCAGAAaacgcccccgccgccgccgcacatcACCCACCGCGCCGCCCGGATGACGTCTCCCTCCGCGCGAAGGGAACCCGTCGGAGCGCGCCCACCCCCCACCCGCCGTCTTCGACGGCCGGGCGCGGCCGCCACccccggtgccggcggcggcagcggccagACGGGCGAGATCGAGGGGCGCTGTTACTCTTAGAGATATAAACAACCtaataaactaactaactaaagaTCAATTCAGCTAACACCCTGCCGTAGTCAATTCGTCGGCGCTTGGCAAGATGCATAGACTGGACCTGACTGACGGAAAAGAAACCGTAGATAGTCCTTTTGTCATAATATTGACCAGCTGCTAAGTGCTGAGTTGTAGGCACGTGGACGACCCGTAATTCGGAGAACCACTTTCCGATGCACAAAGTGGATGTCTAGCTCTATATAGCGTAATTCTCTCTGCAGTCTTAGGAACCAAGGTGAAAACTTCATAATTTAATCTCTTCACATCAAGCTTTCCCAAATAAAAACAGTGAAACATGTACTGTGTATGATCTCAGGTTTTACAAAATGCAAAAAATGCTGGAAAAATTCTATAGGGATATTATCCGAACTAGGAGGTTTTTTTAGGTCAACTATGGCGGGCTAAAGCCTGCCTGAAcctttttttaattttcttaGTCATAGTCCAAAATATGGGGAAGAAAAAGCCTGAACCAGGAGCTTTATTCACATCCATAGAAAATAACGCAGATTCAATCTCTTTAACAGAGAACGGCTTAGTGAGCTCGAAATTATCCTCGCTGTTAATTTTCTCCTCATCACCCCAAAGAGAACCATCCAGATGTAACAAGTTACCTGGAGCTGGACCAAATAAAGATTTGTAAAAGTCTGTGGCATGTTTTAGTAGATTTTCAGTCCCCTCAATATTGACATCACCATTTTTCAACAAGTGAATAGTATTTTTTGTCTCCTGCCATTAGCCACTATATGAAAATATGCTGAGTTGTGATCCTCTTTAAGGAGCCATCTCTCAGTAGTTTTTTGCAACCAATAAATTTCTTCATCAGCATAGATATTATGTAATTCTACTAAGATTTCAGTTTTCCTAATGTATTCACTAGGGGATAAGGGTGCTGATTCTTTATCACGCTCTTCACAAGCCAACTCCTCTTTGAACTGATTTCTTTTTTTCCTCACATGCCCAAATAAATTTGAACCCCACTCTTTTAAATGATTTATAAATCTCTTTAACTTGATATTTAAAATATCAATAGAATCCCCACTCCTCGTAGGCAAGATATCATCGCTTTGAACCAGGAGAGATCAAATCTGAACTCTCTATTTTTAGGGGGACGATTACACCAGACATAAGGAGTAACGGACTTTGGTCAGAAAGAGTAGAAACCAACTTTCtaacctaaaccaaagggaaaataTCCTCCCAACTAGGAGACATAAGAACTCAAACCAGTTTTTTCAAAGTAGGATTCCTCTGCCTATTTGACCATGTATAAGCACCAccatccatatatatatatatatttctctTAGGCCCAGCGTGTGAATAATAGAATTGAACACATCTGAATAGTAAGATAAATAGATCTTTTTTTCCCAGCATGTCTAAGAGTATTGAAATCTCCCAATGTAGGGACAGTCCAAAGCATCGCAGAAAGATGCAATTTCAGCTAAGAATTTGTTCTTATGTTCCTCATGATCAGGACCATATACAGTCAAAAGGGACCACTTACATTTTTTCAAATTATCCCACAAATCCATTCTCAGGATATACTCTCCCAGTTTGTGACCCAAAACCCCAAATGTTTCTTGACGCATACCACCAAGGATGCCGCCTGATTTGCCGATAGAAGGGATCAATTGGAGAAAAAATCCACTAGGATCAGATCTTCTAAAAAAACTAAAGGAGTAACTCTTGTTCATGGTTTCTTGAAGAGAAATAAAATCAAGACAACAATCTCTAATCATCTCAGAGAAACAATTGGCCATGCCTTTTTTCACGGCCCACCGACAAGTTCAAATAAAACCTTTCATTTAAACCTATcagggatttttttttttgcctgaCAGCTCTACCAGGGTGCTGATTGGAGATGTCATCCTTTTTTTGCATGTCCGAGCGTCTCCTGCTTGAGTATGAGGACAACAAGTTTGGCGTTGTAGAGATGAAGAGTTGGGTGTTTATGTTGTCCTAAAATGATCATGGCCAGCTTCGTGGTGACCTTCACAGCATTGCCGACTGCTATAGTTGGGTCTTCTTTGCCCTCGCGGTGACTCCGCGCTTCTTGATCTCCTCCGCCCGCTCCGCTGGTGTCATCTCTTTCTTCGACTCCTTGGTTTTGGTCTTCTCCCCCTTCTGCTCACTTTGCGAGGTGCTGGAGGATAAGGAGTTGGGGGACCAGTGTCAGTTGCATCTAATGTGCATGCTCGGCAAGATGGGGTGTGTATGCGTGCATATGCACCCTGGACGTTGCGATGTCAACATGAGAGTTCCTCAACAATGGTAAGCCTCTACCGTCGTTATCCATGGTGCCATTGGAGCCCTTCCACGCACAGTCGCAAGGTTTGCCCGAGTGATttcttcctcctttgctggaagaTCTAGGATCCAGGTCTGGGATACTAAGCCAGTGTCGCCCCAAGTGGTAGCATCCCTGGTGGCGGCACTCGTGCCCTGACCTTGAGATCGACTGGCTTCAGCGGTATAGACATTGGACTTGGTCACGATTAGTTATTTTCTTATGATCCTAGGTGTAAAAGTGAAGGTATGTGATACGCGTgaggcacacgtccgttgggaaccccaagaggaaggtgtgatgcatacagcagcaagttttccctcagtaagaaaccaaggttatcgaaccagtaggagtcaagaagcacgtgaaggttgttggtggcggagtgtagtgcggcgcaacaccagggattccggcgccaacgtggaacctgcacaacacaatcaaagtactttgccccaacgtaacagtgaggttgtcaatctcaccggcttgctgtaaacaaaggattaaatgtatcgtgtggaagatgatgtttgtttgcgaagaacagtaaagaacaatgtttgcagtagattgtattcgatgtaaaagaatggatcggggtccacagttcactagtggtgtctctccaataggataaagcatgttgggtgaacaaattacagttgggcaattgacaaatagagagggcatgacaatgcacatacatatcatgatgagtagtgtgaaatttaattgggcattacgacaaagtacatagaccgctatccagcatgcatctatgcctaaaaagtccaccttcgggttagcatccgcaccccttccagtattaagttgcaaataacagacaattgcattaagtatggtgcgtaatgtaatcaacacaaatatccttagataaagcattgatgttttatccctagtggcaacagcacatccacaaccttagaactttctgtcactgtcccagattaaatggaggcatgaacccactatcgagcataaatactccctcttggagttacaagtatcaacttggccagagcctctactagcaacggagagcatgcaagatcttaaacaacacatatatgatagattgataatcaacataacatagtattccatattcatcggattccaacaaacacaacatgtagcattacaaatagatgatcttgatcatgataggcagctcacaagatcgaacaatgatagcacaatgaggagaagacaaccatctagctactgctatggacccatagtccaggggtgaactactcacacatcactccggaggagatcatggcgatgaagagtcctccgggagatgattcccctctccggcacggtgccggaggcgatctcctgaatcccccgagatgggattggcggcggcggcgtctctggaaggttttccgtcttgtggctctcggtactggggtattcgcgacgaagactttttataggcggaagggtaggtttaggggcgtcacgaggggcccacacaacagggcggcgcgggcccctccttggccgcgccgccttagtgtggcgccacctcgtggccccacttcgtatctccttcggtcttctggaagcttcgtggaaaaataagaccctgggcgttgatttcatccaattccgagaatatttcctttgtaggatttctgaaaccaaaaacagcagaaaacaacaactggctcttcggcatcttgtcaataggttagtgccggaaaatgcataaatatgacataaagtatgcataaaacatgtgagtatcatcataaaagtagcatggaacataagaaattatagatacgtttgagacgtatcaagcatccccaatcttagttcctactcgtcctcgagtaggtaaacgatgacaaagataatttctgaagtgacatactatcataatcttgatcaatactattgtaaagcatatgagctgagatcaaattaatcaaagcaaatatctataattgatataagagatgataatgcaagagttaaacaagctaaaagctttcatgaactattgctttaaagacatgaaaccgtacaaagttcattagagatgttttaagtatccagcgtagaagttctatccttcattccaagcatcaagtaaattttcacaacaaagaaggattcagtcaagtaaaattaaacatgaacgtcatgaatcaactgtttcgaagcctactcaaccggtgagcgcaagcatttggtattggcaccaggatgttatggcataaagaacgttaatgggggtttggaaggccaatgaaagaaagtctcacaaagccataagtgatcattagacaagaggaagtcttatgatcgaagctatgcgaggagtagtgattgccatgcaacggatgcacatagagttatatgtgtatgaaagctctccaatggaactagtggggttgcatccaacttggttgctcacaaagacctagagcacttttgaggaggctcatcattggaatatacaacccaagttctatagtgtaaattccccacatagttatactagtaaaacatgaaaactctctcatatggagtataggtgctaaacatgagcacaaatgatgactatgaatactgcaggtgctaaaacatgagcacaagtgtggataaaagatagtaatgttgcccccttttttcttttttctttttctctctcttttttttctttttctttttcttttctattttttttctttcttttctttttctctttttgatgacctctgctgtctactgttggcttcttttcctgtagacagtgttgggcctccaagagcagaggtttgtagaacagcagcaagttttctcttaagtgaatcacccaaggtttatcgaactcagggaggaagaggtcaaagatatccctctcaagcaaccctgcaatcacgatacaagaagtctcttgtgtccccaacacacctaatacacttgtcagatgtataggtgcactagttcggcgaagagatagtgaaatacaagtaatatggatggatatgagtggtaatagcaatctgaaataaatatggcagcaagcaaacatgcggtaaaacagtaaataaacggagattcgatgttcggaaacaaggcctagggatcatactttcactagtggacactctcaacattgatcacataactgaaactactctacattctcttgttggataacaaacaccattcattgtatagggctacaagagcacctcaatgccggagttaacaagctccacaacattcgatgttcatatttaagtaaccttagagtgcatgatagaccgttgcaattataccgagtactaacatagcatacacactgtcaacaatagctatgaaaggaggaatagatcgcatcaatactatcatagtaatagttaactccataatctacaaaagattacaatcataacctatgccaagtactacatgatgcacacactgtcaacattacatcatggaggaggaatagactactttaataacatcactagagtagcacatagatgatattcaactagatcacaaagagagagagatgaaccacatagctacggtagagccctcagcctcgggggagaactactccctcctcatcataggagacagaagcggtgatgaagatgatggcggtggtgtcgatggagatgccttccgggggcacttccccgtcccggcggcgtgctggaaccaCTACAAGAAGACCCCCTCTACAGCAACGGATTAATGCGTATCTAAATGTCCATATAGGCGTTGCTAGGGACTCTACCAACGAATAAAAATGCGTTGCGTTTTTGGGTGTTGCAAAGGTACAATGCAACGCATATACGGGCGTTGGTAACCAATGAGATAGGCGTTGTAAAATAGCTACAGAATCAAAGCAACAACCGTATGCGTTGGTAGAGTTATCTAGTATGTAGAAAATTCCGTTTCACATAAATATTGGTCTGGTCGCTCTAAAAGATggcaaatcatttttctcaacatGCCACATCACATACCAAGATGCACAAATCAGATAATATGACAACATTGCATCACATAAAATAAATCACTGTATTTATTATTTTAACACAATTCCCATACACGAAATCATAGTAGACAATTTACATTCTTGCATCAACTAATATATTGCCTTTTTGGAACCGAATCAAATACATAGATAATTTACAATTTTGCATCAACACGATATTGTACCTAATCTATATATGTTATTTCTAAATTTTGGTCGAACATATCCAGAGCTGATATCCAAATAGCAAGTCTTGCTGATGTTTGTGACCTGCAAATGAATTTTGTTTTCAGTACAAAAGTGGTGAAAAGAGTCTGAAGGGTATAGTGGATTCTACCAAGTAATTACTTAAAAAATTGTAGGTATACCGACCTTGATGGCATGCCAAAGCTAAGTCAGCATTTTACACATTTTTTATATCATG
It includes:
- the LOC127296072 gene encoding 17.9 kDa class I heat shock protein-like, encoding MSLIRRSNVFDPFSLDLFDPFSLDLFDPFDGFPFGSASSSSGGGSLFPSFPRTSSETAAFAGARIDWKETPEAHVFKADVPGLKKEEVKVEVEDGNVLQISGERNKEQEDKSDTWHRVERSSGRFLRRFKLPENARAEQIKASMENGVLTVTVPKEEAKKAEVKSIQISG